A genomic window from Flavobacterium phycosphaerae includes:
- a CDS encoding maltotransferase domain-containing protein gives MQNQTRIIIENVTPQLDGGAFFIKRIVGQTVVVKANVFSDGHDVVACCVKYKHEKKKKWQEVRMTETGNDEWIAEFKVDQQGFYSYFVEGWVDYALNWQHGTERKIQDNQQVKSELLEGAEYCQAILKEVNKDEKIT, from the coding sequence ATGCAAAATCAAACCCGAATAATTATTGAAAATGTTACGCCACAATTAGATGGAGGTGCTTTTTTTATTAAACGAATTGTTGGACAGACTGTTGTGGTAAAAGCCAATGTTTTTTCTGATGGTCATGATGTAGTGGCGTGTTGCGTGAAATATAAACATGAGAAGAAAAAGAAATGGCAGGAAGTGCGAATGACTGAAACCGGGAATGATGAATGGATAGCCGAATTTAAAGTAGACCAGCAAGGGTTTTATTCCTATTTTGTTGAAGGCTGGGTGGATTATGCTTTGAACTGGCAGCACGGCACTGAGCGAAAAATACAAGACAATCAACAAGTAAAATCGGAACTTTTAGAAGGTGCAGAATATTGTCAGGCGATTCTAAAAGAAGTAAACAAAGATGAAAAAATTACCTGA
- a CDS encoding trehalose synthase, with amino-acid sequence MKNDNQDTFATSFKFKSEWKDAFTDDEFIKVFSSDILENYIINKRWYGGKASTLKYIEIVDHFKITSKKNTYYGALLEVNFKEAFYQHYFMPIAFMTSDELDTNTIISPAKFGPIEGYLVDALHQDDFRQLLFDNIAQSTEHKNLKLIFHKGSYLTDTVYKSSKFMGLEQSNTSIIFNDSFVLKIFRRIYVSTNPDYEISRFLTERMQYKNTPAYTGSISLALPEGNITLGLMQELVPNQGDAWKFMLEQMDGVFDNLSRKKIKIDKLPNVELFKRLKINEIPPEIIDWAGLSLFLRVQTLALRTAEMHIALGSDIHETAFTPTTYNGDYTVWLKNRLLYQFQNRLNIIENSLHKLDGMALDLAHQFLEHKKLIRKHFIDFDWTKMKSERIRIHGDYHLGQVLVNGDDFYILDFEGEPESTIRDRKVKQPPLKDVAGMFRSFHYAIYATIFNNTEKYPFEQEELFKAGELLFKYFVGTFLETYIEKVQSENLNIGYSQEINFLLKYCILEKAVYELGYELNSRPRWAVIPLRGIQTIMEY; translated from the coding sequence ATGAAAAACGATAATCAAGATACGTTTGCGACGTCGTTCAAATTCAAGAGCGAATGGAAGGATGCCTTCACTGATGATGAATTTATCAAGGTATTTTCTTCTGATATTTTGGAAAATTATATCATCAACAAACGATGGTATGGCGGTAAGGCGAGTACGCTTAAGTATATTGAAATCGTCGATCATTTTAAAATCACGTCGAAGAAGAATACCTATTATGGTGCTTTGCTCGAAGTGAATTTCAAGGAAGCCTTTTACCAGCATTACTTTATGCCGATAGCGTTTATGACTTCTGACGAATTGGATACCAATACCATTATTTCTCCGGCCAAGTTCGGTCCGATTGAAGGCTATTTGGTCGATGCCTTGCACCAGGATGATTTTCGTCAATTGTTGTTTGATAACATTGCGCAATCCACAGAACATAAAAATCTCAAACTCATTTTCCATAAAGGAAGTTACCTGACGGATACCGTTTATAAGTCTTCTAAATTTATGGGGCTGGAACAAAGCAATACGTCTATTATTTTCAACGATTCGTTTGTGCTCAAAATCTTCCGCCGCATTTATGTCAGTACTAATCCCGATTACGAAATCAGTCGTTTCCTCACCGAGCGTATGCAATATAAAAATACACCGGCTTACACCGGAAGTATCAGTTTGGCGTTGCCCGAAGGGAATATTACCTTGGGATTGATGCAGGAATTGGTGCCCAATCAGGGTGACGCTTGGAAGTTCATGCTCGAACAAATGGATGGTGTATTTGACAACCTGTCGCGTAAAAAAATTAAGATTGATAAGTTGCCCAATGTCGAATTGTTCAAACGATTGAAAATAAATGAAATTCCACCCGAAATCATCGATTGGGCCGGATTGAGCTTGTTCTTAAGGGTGCAAACCTTAGCGCTCCGAACCGCCGAAATGCACATTGCGCTGGGCAGCGACATCCACGAAACTGCATTTACGCCAACAACCTATAACGGTGATTATACCGTGTGGCTCAAAAACCGTTTGCTGTACCAGTTTCAAAACCGGTTAAATATTATCGAGAACAGTTTGCATAAATTAGACGGCATGGCGCTCGACTTGGCACATCAGTTCCTAGAACACAAAAAACTCATCCGTAAACATTTCATTGATTTCGATTGGACAAAGATGAAGTCCGAACGCATCCGCATTCATGGCGATTATCATTTGGGGCAAGTATTAGTTAATGGGGATGATTTTTACATCCTCGATTTTGAAGGCGAGCCCGAAAGTACCATCCGCGACCGTAAGGTGAAACAACCACCGCTCAAAGATGTGGCGGGTATGTTCCGCTCGTTCCATTACGCCATTTACGCCACGATTTTTAATAATACTGAGAAGTATCCGTTTGAGCAGGAAGAACTGTTCAAAGCCGGGGAGTTGCTGTTCAAATATTTTGTGGGCACCTTCCTCGAAACGTATATTGAGAAAGTCCAGTCCGAAAACCTGAACATCGGCTACAGCCAGGAAATCAACTTTTTACTCAAATATTGCATCCTTGAAAAGGCCGTCTACGAGCTGGGCTACGAACTTAACTCACGTCCCCGCTGGGCAGTGATTCCGTTACGAGGCATACAAACAATAATGGAGTATTAG
- a CDS encoding alpha-amylase family protein: MQHIFTNYPTRILANSSHELKVYVDRKKALFSTWYEFFPRSAAQEKGKHGTFKDCEKLLPRVAAMGFDTLYFPPIHPIGEVNRKGKNNATNAEPGDVGSPWGIGSQFGGHKATHPELGSIADFKSLVKTAKSLGIEVAMDYALQAAPDHPYVKDFPQWFKWRPDGTVQYAENPPKKYQDIQPIYFESGDWKNLWKELLDVALFWVEECDISVFRVDNPHTKPFYFWGWLIAEVKKKHPDVLFLAEAFTRPKIMHELAKQGFTQSYTYYTWRNTKAELIEYMNELTQTEQRDFFRPNFWPNTPDILPYALQSSNESVYLHKYFLAATLSSSVGIYGPVYEYMISEAMPGKEEYHNSEKYEVAHWDWTIQNKLITLITRINKIRHEQPSLQQTNNVKFCDTDNDQVLAFYKFDDAKQDETLMICNLDPYYMKQAWVQLPLKELGIHEGHQVKVIDLITGNSYLWDKEWNFVELHPTLPFHLFKIQK, encoded by the coding sequence TTGCAGCATATTTTTACTAATTACCCAACCCGAATCTTAGCCAATAGCTCACACGAATTGAAAGTGTATGTCGACAGGAAAAAGGCTTTGTTCAGTACATGGTATGAATTTTTTCCGCGTTCGGCTGCTCAGGAAAAAGGGAAACACGGTACGTTTAAAGATTGTGAAAAGTTGTTGCCTCGCGTGGCCGCTATGGGATTTGATACATTATATTTTCCGCCCATTCATCCCATTGGGGAAGTGAATCGAAAGGGAAAAAACAATGCCACAAATGCTGAACCGGGAGATGTTGGTTCGCCTTGGGGCATTGGTTCTCAATTTGGCGGTCACAAAGCCACACATCCTGAATTGGGCAGCATTGCCGATTTTAAATCGTTGGTAAAAACAGCCAAGAGTTTAGGCATTGAAGTGGCTATGGATTACGCTTTACAGGCGGCTCCGGATCATCCGTATGTAAAAGATTTTCCGCAGTGGTTCAAATGGCGACCGGACGGAACGGTACAATATGCCGAAAATCCGCCAAAGAAATACCAAGACATTCAACCCATTTATTTTGAAAGCGGTGATTGGAAAAACCTTTGGAAAGAACTACTCGATGTAGCTTTATTTTGGGTGGAAGAGTGCGATATCAGCGTATTCCGTGTGGATAATCCGCATACTAAACCGTTTTATTTTTGGGGCTGGCTGATAGCCGAAGTAAAGAAAAAACATCCTGATGTATTGTTTTTGGCAGAAGCTTTTACCAGACCTAAAATCATGCATGAGTTGGCTAAACAAGGTTTTACACAGTCGTATACTTACTACACTTGGCGCAATACCAAAGCTGAACTAATCGAGTACATGAACGAGTTGACCCAGACAGAACAACGCGATTTTTTCCGTCCGAATTTCTGGCCCAATACGCCTGATATTTTGCCGTATGCCTTACAAAGCAGCAATGAAAGTGTGTACCTGCACAAGTATTTTTTAGCAGCAACATTGAGTTCCAGTGTTGGAATTTATGGGCCCGTGTATGAATACATGATTTCGGAAGCAATGCCGGGTAAAGAGGAATATCATAACTCGGAGAAATACGAAGTGGCTCATTGGGACTGGACTATTCAAAATAAATTAATCACGCTCATCACCCGTATCAACAAGATTCGCCATGAGCAACCATCCTTGCAGCAAACCAACAATGTCAAGTTTTGCGATACGGATAATGACCAAGTGTTGGCGTTCTATAAATTTGATGATGCCAAACAGGACGAAACCCTGATGATTTGCAACCTCGACCCGTATTATATGAAACAAGCTTGGGTGCAATTACCACTCAAAGAATTAGGAATACACGAAGGGCATCAGGTCAAAGTCATCGATTTAATCACCGGGAACAGTTACTTGTGGGATAAGGAATGGAATTTTGTGGAGCTGCATCCAACGCTGCCGTTCCATCTATTTAAAATACAAAAATGA
- a CDS encoding endonuclease III domain-containing protein — translation METSLFSQQWQEPLEPLLKKYKGKKHPLDYNNIYELLIMVILSAQDSDANINKIAPALFEVYPNLESLAVSNTESLLPFVTKVRNYNTKAGWIIEIAQTLQKDSNIPTTMDELVALKGIGRKSANVIMREAKAPAEGIIADLHVIRVAPRIGIITEAKDGNKVEKQLMQALPREIWGEIGMAISFLGRETCRPSNPKCSECPVQNHCHYPLKTI, via the coding sequence ATGGAAACATCATTATTCAGTCAGCAATGGCAGGAACCTTTAGAACCTCTATTGAAAAAATACAAAGGCAAAAAGCATCCTTTAGACTATAATAACATTTATGAGTTACTAATTATGGTTATCCTCTCGGCGCAGGATTCTGATGCCAATATCAATAAAATAGCACCGGCTCTTTTTGAAGTCTATCCCAATCTCGAAAGTTTAGCCGTTTCAAACACAGAATCCCTACTCCCGTTTGTTACCAAAGTCAGAAACTATAACACCAAAGCCGGTTGGATAATTGAAATCGCACAAACACTCCAAAAAGACAGCAACATTCCCACTACTATGGACGAATTAGTGGCTTTAAAAGGCATCGGAAGAAAGTCGGCCAACGTAATCATGCGCGAAGCCAAAGCTCCCGCTGAAGGAATCATCGCCGACCTACATGTCATCAGAGTAGCACCCCGCATCGGAATCATAACCGAAGCCAAAGACGGCAATAAAGTAGAAAAGCAATTAATGCAGGCATTACCCAGAGAAATTTGGGGCGAAATAGGGATGGCTATATCATTTCTGGGCAGAGAAACCTGTAGACCAAGCAATCCAAAATGCTCGGAATGTCCCGTTCAAAACCATTGCCACTATCCTTTAAAAACTATTTAA
- a CDS encoding alpha/beta fold hydrolase — MSKKAVIPNQSLQIPKTILLTATLLQAISSKLATRFAAQLFITPLKHKIPKRELHMEKESRQTKLSIPKIKKKITVYEYGSGEKKVLLVHGWSGRGTQLVKIADELVALGYTVVSFDAPAHGKSDSKTTLMPEFIAAILELHKTMGPFEVVIGHSLGGMSILNAIKQNLKVKKAVIIGSGDIVRDIIADFIKALGLKPKIGPMMKNYFENRYGEPMESYNASGAAIFVANPVLVIHDTDDPEISVSAAHNIHKHLKNGELFITHQLGHRKILGDKAVIEKIKAFITN, encoded by the coding sequence ATGTCAAAAAAAGCCGTAATACCGAATCAATCTTTGCAAATTCCGAAAACAATCCTGCTAACGGCTACACTTTTACAAGCTATTTCTTCAAAATTAGCCACAAGGTTTGCTGCTCAATTATTCATAACGCCATTAAAACATAAAATTCCGAAAAGGGAATTACACATGGAAAAAGAAAGCCGGCAAACCAAATTATCTATTCCAAAAATCAAGAAAAAAATCACCGTTTATGAATACGGTTCCGGCGAAAAGAAGGTTCTTTTAGTGCACGGTTGGTCCGGCAGGGGAACGCAATTGGTAAAGATTGCCGATGAGTTGGTTGCCTTAGGCTATACTGTTGTAAGTTTTGATGCCCCGGCACACGGCAAATCGGACAGTAAAACCACCTTGATGCCTGAGTTTATTGCGGCTATTTTAGAACTCCATAAAACAATGGGGCCTTTTGAAGTTGTTATCGGGCATTCGCTTGGCGGTATGTCAATTCTCAATGCCATTAAACAAAATTTAAAAGTAAAAAAGGCCGTGATTATTGGCAGTGGCGATATCGTAAGAGACATTATTGCCGATTTCATCAAAGCCCTTGGACTCAAACCCAAAATAGGCCCTATGATGAAAAACTATTTTGAAAACAGGTACGGTGAACCCATGGAAAGTTATAATGCGTCGGGAGCGGCCATATTTGTAGCCAATCCGGTATTGGTCATTCATGACACTGATGATCCTGAGATTTCGGTAAGCGCAGCCCACAACATTCACAAACACCTGAAAAACGGGGAATTGTTTATTACACATCAATTAGGTCACCGAAAAATATTGGGAGACAAAGCCGTTATCGAAAAAATAAAAGCGTTCATAACCAACTAA